Proteins from a genomic interval of Danio rerio strain Tuebingen ecotype United States chromosome 4, GRCz12tu, whole genome shotgun sequence:
- the LOC137491189 gene encoding uncharacterized protein isoform X1, which yields MCPMLQRVQPACASPDGRSQGGQLGREAAASRAGRRPRGHAEDTVPGPGMSPDASPPRQALEAARGALDLGKERGYGEGETPESSSGVAVAAVHPACNPCRVPASIVLRGGAGLGGPRGRPPVRRPRLQARHRAHTGSAHGPGETGYQDAVHPAPNHTPLPRAKEGRRGEKEEEEGQENQVASCTTASRARGGRRSDAPRASGGFGAHCLPVPGPRPRAELSIFQARHCRSAGCVASGKLTLGCARSTDLLLGEFEGYQLGSEPTPRLRNNVTSKLGRIKAFLGYMARGTAEPGDFLFLNQPARIRAWAARLGQTRMAEPTRQHYLKNVAQFLDYLSETPPAACQLSSTALVLIRREVRALIRGIRRRVVVHEVRTKQAKESRLIPKASLVRCHRTAGRKIPALLDSLESNPSTRQQWRFYGFLTGYLTSISGHRCGVFQNLTIQEVEEASRSPDESAYVINITTHKTNRAFGAAQLSLNREEYSWFRRFLALRAGLPGGSQATYFFFTSRASPCRTLNKYFQSAWLSMGLPGKPTFTDVRTAIATHVSRHCDAPVTTSGGFYPNQASVSLRRRQRMHTLQRIAARWRNSCAMTLQPQISSTHFTSDLSKHASAADSLKGPWWRRRRRRRRMGRQRALKAPRGKGARGRRLPSLPWREPAGGRCHGALPKGKARALARSNKQKTLNK from the exons ATGTGCCCTATGCTTCAACGTGTACAGCCGGCTTGCGCCTCACCTGACGGCCGTTCACAAGGTGGCCAACTCGGACGAGAAGCGGCTGCTTCTCGCGCTGGCCGCCGGCCGCGTGGACACGCGGAAGACACCGTGCCCGGTCCCGGGATGTCGCCGGACGCCAGCCCGCCTAGACAGGCACTTGAGGCAGCACGCGGAGCTCTCGACCTCGGGAAGGAAAGAGGCTATGGGGAGGGCGAAACGCCGGAAAGTAGCTCGGGAGTTGCAGTGGCTGCGGTCCACCCAGCCTGCAATCCCTGTCGTGTCCCAGCTAGCATCGTCCTCCGAGGGGGAGCGGGACTCGGAGGACCCAGAGGCCGGCCGCCCGTGCGCCGACCGCGGCTGCAGGCGCGCCACCGAGCGCATACAGGCTCAGCTCACGGACCTGGGGAAACAGGTTACCAAGATGCGGTCCACCCTGCTCCAAATCACACGCCTCTACCGAGAGCTAAGGAAGGGAGAAggggggagaaggaggaggaagagggccAGGAGAACCAGGTCGCCTCCTGCACCACCGCCTCCCGGGCGAGGGGCGGCCGGAGGTCCGACGCCCCCCGAGCCTCCGGAGGCTTTGGAGCCCACTGCCTACCCGTTCCCGGACCACGTCCCCGCGCTGAGTTGAGTATATTTCAGGCACGTCACTGTCGCTCTGCTGGGTGTGTGGCTTCGGGGAAGTTGACTCTTGGTTGTGCTCGTTCCACAGACCTTCTCTTGGGGGAGTTCGAAGGGTACCAACTGGGCAGCGAGCCCACCCCCCGCCTGCGGAACAACGTCACTTCGAAGCTGGGGAGAATCAAAGCCTTCCTTGGTTACATGGCCAGGGGCACCGCGGAGCCAGGGGACTTCCTCTTCCTCAACCAACCAGCCCGAATCCGAGCGTGGGCCGCCCGGCTAGGTCAGACGCGCATGGCCGAGCCCACCAGGCAGCACTACCTGAAGAACGTGGCTCAGTTCCTAGACTACCTCTCGGAGACGCCGCCGGCCGCCTGTCAGCTCTCCAGCACGGCTCTGGTTCTGATTCGAAGGGAGGTCAGAGCCCTCATCCGCGGCATACGCCGGCGTGTCGTCGTGCACGAGGTAAGGACCAAGCAGGCGAAGGAAAGCCGACTGATCCCCAAGGCCAGTCTGGTGCGCTGTCACCGGACCGCTGGGAGGAAAATTCCCGCCCTGCTAG ATAGCCTCGAATCCAACCCAAGCACTAGGCAACAGTGGCGCTTCTATGGCTTTCTGACTGGCTACCTAACCTCCATCTCTGGGCACCGCTGTGGAGTCTTCCAGAATCTCACAATCCAGGAGGTTGAAGAGGCCTCCAGAAGCCCCGACGAGTCTGCTTATGTCATTAAC ATTACcactcacaaaacaaacagagcCTTTGGGGCGGCTCAGCTGTCCCTAAACAGGGAGGAATACAGCTGGTTCCGCAGGTTTTTGGCGCTGCGGGCTGGTCTCCCCGGAGGGAGCCAGGCTAcctatttctttttcacttccaGAGCCAGTCCTTGTCGGACCCTGAACAAGTACTTTCAGTCTGCTTGGCTCAGTATGGGCCTTCCAGGCAAACCCACCTTTACTGACGTACGCACTGCGATCGCGACTCATGTGAGTAGGCATTGTGACGCCCCTGTAACTACCAGCGGCGGCTTCTATCCTAATCAAGCTTCTGTCTCTCTCCGACGCAGGCAAAGAATGCACACTCTTCAGaggatcgccgcaaggtggcgcaattcatgtgccatgacacttcaacctcagataagttctacgcacttcacctcggacctctccaagcacgcgagcgccgcagactctttgaaagggccctggtggaggaggaggaggaggaggaggaggatggggagGCAGCGGGCACTGAAAGCCCCCCGCGGAAAGGGCGCAAGAGGACGGAGACTTCCGTCTCTCCCCTG GAGGGAACCAGCAGGAGGACGCTGCCATGGCGCCCTGCCAAAGGGAAAAGCCAGGGCGCTCGCCCGCTCGAACAAACAGAAGactctgaataaataa
- the LOC137491189 gene encoding uncharacterized protein isoform X3 — protein MAECALCFNVYSRLAPHLTAVHKVANSDEKRLLLALAAGRVDTRKTPCPVPGCRRTPARLDRHLRQHAELSTSGRKEAMGRAKRRKVARELQWLRSTQPAIPVVSQLASSSEGERDSEDPEAGRPCADRGCRRATERIQAQLTDLGKQVTKMRSTLLQITRLYRELRKGEGGRRRRKRARRTRSPPAPPPPGRGAAGGPTPPEPPEALEPTAYPFPDHVPALNLLLGEFEGYQLGSEPTPRLRNNVTSKLGRIKAFLGYMARGTAEPGDFLFLNQPARIRAWAARLGQTRMAEPTRQHYLKNVAQFLDYLSETPPAACQLSSTALVLIRREVRALIRGIRRRVVVHEVRTKQAKESRLIPKASLVRCHRTAGRKIPALLDSLESNPSTRQQWRFYGFLTGYLTSISGHRCGVFQNLTIQEVEEASRSPDESAYVINITTHKTNRAFGAAQLSLNREEYSWFRRFLALRAGLPGGSQATYFFFTSRASPCRTLNKYFQSAWLSMGLPGKPTFTDVRTAIATHVSRHCDAPVTTSGGFYPNQASVSLRRRQRMHTLQRIAARWRNSCAMTLQPQISSTHFTSDLSKHASAADSLKGPWWRRRRRRRRMGRQRALKAPRGKGARGRRLPSLPWREPAGGRCHGALPKGKARALARSNKQKTLNK, from the exons ATGGCTGAATGTGCCCTATGCTTCAACGTGTACAGCCGGCTTGCGCCTCACCTGACGGCCGTTCACAAGGTGGCCAACTCGGACGAGAAGCGGCTGCTTCTCGCGCTGGCCGCCGGCCGCGTGGACACGCGGAAGACACCGTGCCCGGTCCCGGGATGTCGCCGGACGCCAGCCCGCCTAGACAGGCACTTGAGGCAGCACGCGGAGCTCTCGACCTCGGGAAGGAAAGAGGCTATGGGGAGGGCGAAACGCCGGAAAGTAGCTCGGGAGTTGCAGTGGCTGCGGTCCACCCAGCCTGCAATCCCTGTCGTGTCCCAGCTAGCATCGTCCTCCGAGGGGGAGCGGGACTCGGAGGACCCAGAGGCCGGCCGCCCGTGCGCCGACCGCGGCTGCAGGCGCGCCACCGAGCGCATACAGGCTCAGCTCACGGACCTGGGGAAACAGGTTACCAAGATGCGGTCCACCCTGCTCCAAATCACACGCCTCTACCGAGAGCTAAGGAAGGGAGAAggggggagaaggaggaggaagagggccAGGAGAACCAGGTCGCCTCCTGCACCACCGCCTCCCGGGCGAGGGGCGGCCGGAGGTCCGACGCCCCCCGAGCCTCCGGAGGCTTTGGAGCCCACTGCCTACCCGTTCCCGGACCACGTCCCCGCGCTGA ACCTTCTCTTGGGGGAGTTCGAAGGGTACCAACTGGGCAGCGAGCCCACCCCCCGCCTGCGGAACAACGTCACTTCGAAGCTGGGGAGAATCAAAGCCTTCCTTGGTTACATGGCCAGGGGCACCGCGGAGCCAGGGGACTTCCTCTTCCTCAACCAACCAGCCCGAATCCGAGCGTGGGCCGCCCGGCTAGGTCAGACGCGCATGGCCGAGCCCACCAGGCAGCACTACCTGAAGAACGTGGCTCAGTTCCTAGACTACCTCTCGGAGACGCCGCCGGCCGCCTGTCAGCTCTCCAGCACGGCTCTGGTTCTGATTCGAAGGGAGGTCAGAGCCCTCATCCGCGGCATACGCCGGCGTGTCGTCGTGCACGAGGTAAGGACCAAGCAGGCGAAGGAAAGCCGACTGATCCCCAAGGCCAGTCTGGTGCGCTGTCACCGGACCGCTGGGAGGAAAATTCCCGCCCTGCTAG ATAGCCTCGAATCCAACCCAAGCACTAGGCAACAGTGGCGCTTCTATGGCTTTCTGACTGGCTACCTAACCTCCATCTCTGGGCACCGCTGTGGAGTCTTCCAGAATCTCACAATCCAGGAGGTTGAAGAGGCCTCCAGAAGCCCCGACGAGTCTGCTTATGTCATTAAC ATTACcactcacaaaacaaacagagcCTTTGGGGCGGCTCAGCTGTCCCTAAACAGGGAGGAATACAGCTGGTTCCGCAGGTTTTTGGCGCTGCGGGCTGGTCTCCCCGGAGGGAGCCAGGCTAcctatttctttttcacttccaGAGCCAGTCCTTGTCGGACCCTGAACAAGTACTTTCAGTCTGCTTGGCTCAGTATGGGCCTTCCAGGCAAACCCACCTTTACTGACGTACGCACTGCGATCGCGACTCATGTGAGTAGGCATTGTGACGCCCCTGTAACTACCAGCGGCGGCTTCTATCCTAATCAAGCTTCTGTCTCTCTCCGACGCAGGCAAAGAATGCACACTCTTCAGaggatcgccgcaaggtggcgcaattcatgtgccatgacacttcaacctcagataagttctacgcacttcacctcggacctctccaagcacgcgagcgccgcagactctttgaaagggccctggtggaggaggaggaggaggaggaggaggatggggagGCAGCGGGCACTGAAAGCCCCCCGCGGAAAGGGCGCAAGAGGACGGAGACTTCCGTCTCTCCCCTG GAGGGAACCAGCAGGAGGACGCTGCCATGGCGCCCTGCCAAAGGGAAAAGCCAGGGCGCTCGCCCGCTCGAACAAACAGAAGactctgaataaataa
- the LOC137491189 gene encoding uncharacterized protein isoform X5: MAECALCFNVYSRLAPHLTAVHKVANSDEKRLLLALAAGRVDTRKTPCPVPGCRRTPARLDRHLRQHAELSTSGRKEAMGRAKRRKVARELQWLRSTQPAIPVVSQLASSSEGERDSEDPEAGRPCADRGCRRATERIQAQLTDLGKQVTKMRSTLLQITRLYRELRKGEGGRRRRKRARRTRSPPAPPPPGRGAAGGPTPPEPPEALEPTAYPFPDHVPALNLLLGEFEGYQLGSEPTPRLRNNVTSKLGRIKAFLGYMARGTAEPGDFLFLNQPARIRAWAARLGQTRMAEPTRQHYLKNVAQFLDYLSETPPAACQLSSTALVLIRREVRALIRGIRRRVVVHEVRTKQAKESRLIPKASLVRCHRTAGRKIPALLDSLESNPSTRQQWRFYGFLTGYLTSISGHRCGVFQNLTIQEVEEASRSPDESAYVINITTHKTNRAFGAAQLSLNREEYSWFRRFLALRAGLPGGSQATYFFFTSRASPCRTLNKYFQSAWLSMGLPGKPTFTDVRTAIATHAKNAHSSEDRRKVAQFMCHDTSTSDKFYALHLGPLQARERRRLFERALVEEEEEEEEDGEAAGTESPPRKGRKRTETSVSPLEGTSRRTLPWRPAKGKSQGARPLEQTEDSE, encoded by the exons ATGGCTGAATGTGCCCTATGCTTCAACGTGTACAGCCGGCTTGCGCCTCACCTGACGGCCGTTCACAAGGTGGCCAACTCGGACGAGAAGCGGCTGCTTCTCGCGCTGGCCGCCGGCCGCGTGGACACGCGGAAGACACCGTGCCCGGTCCCGGGATGTCGCCGGACGCCAGCCCGCCTAGACAGGCACTTGAGGCAGCACGCGGAGCTCTCGACCTCGGGAAGGAAAGAGGCTATGGGGAGGGCGAAACGCCGGAAAGTAGCTCGGGAGTTGCAGTGGCTGCGGTCCACCCAGCCTGCAATCCCTGTCGTGTCCCAGCTAGCATCGTCCTCCGAGGGGGAGCGGGACTCGGAGGACCCAGAGGCCGGCCGCCCGTGCGCCGACCGCGGCTGCAGGCGCGCCACCGAGCGCATACAGGCTCAGCTCACGGACCTGGGGAAACAGGTTACCAAGATGCGGTCCACCCTGCTCCAAATCACACGCCTCTACCGAGAGCTAAGGAAGGGAGAAggggggagaaggaggaggaagagggccAGGAGAACCAGGTCGCCTCCTGCACCACCGCCTCCCGGGCGAGGGGCGGCCGGAGGTCCGACGCCCCCCGAGCCTCCGGAGGCTTTGGAGCCCACTGCCTACCCGTTCCCGGACCACGTCCCCGCGCTGA ACCTTCTCTTGGGGGAGTTCGAAGGGTACCAACTGGGCAGCGAGCCCACCCCCCGCCTGCGGAACAACGTCACTTCGAAGCTGGGGAGAATCAAAGCCTTCCTTGGTTACATGGCCAGGGGCACCGCGGAGCCAGGGGACTTCCTCTTCCTCAACCAACCAGCCCGAATCCGAGCGTGGGCCGCCCGGCTAGGTCAGACGCGCATGGCCGAGCCCACCAGGCAGCACTACCTGAAGAACGTGGCTCAGTTCCTAGACTACCTCTCGGAGACGCCGCCGGCCGCCTGTCAGCTCTCCAGCACGGCTCTGGTTCTGATTCGAAGGGAGGTCAGAGCCCTCATCCGCGGCATACGCCGGCGTGTCGTCGTGCACGAGGTAAGGACCAAGCAGGCGAAGGAAAGCCGACTGATCCCCAAGGCCAGTCTGGTGCGCTGTCACCGGACCGCTGGGAGGAAAATTCCCGCCCTGCTAG ATAGCCTCGAATCCAACCCAAGCACTAGGCAACAGTGGCGCTTCTATGGCTTTCTGACTGGCTACCTAACCTCCATCTCTGGGCACCGCTGTGGAGTCTTCCAGAATCTCACAATCCAGGAGGTTGAAGAGGCCTCCAGAAGCCCCGACGAGTCTGCTTATGTCATTAAC ATTACcactcacaaaacaaacagagcCTTTGGGGCGGCTCAGCTGTCCCTAAACAGGGAGGAATACAGCTGGTTCCGCAGGTTTTTGGCGCTGCGGGCTGGTCTCCCCGGAGGGAGCCAGGCTAcctatttctttttcacttccaGAGCCAGTCCTTGTCGGACCCTGAACAAGTACTTTCAGTCTGCTTGGCTCAGTATGGGCCTTCCAGGCAAACCCACCTTTACTGACGTACGCACTGCGATCGCGACTCAT GCAAAGAATGCACACTCTTCAGaggatcgccgcaaggtggcgcaattcatgtgccatgacacttcaacctcagataagttctacgcacttcacctcggacctctccaagcacgcgagcgccgcagactctttgaaagggccctggtggaggaggaggaggaggaggaggaggatggggagGCAGCGGGCACTGAAAGCCCCCCGCGGAAAGGGCGCAAGAGGACGGAGACTTCCGTCTCTCCCCTG GAGGGAACCAGCAGGAGGACGCTGCCATGGCGCCCTGCCAAAGGGAAAAGCCAGGGCGCTCGCCCGCTCGAACAAACAGAAGactctgaataa
- the LOC137491189 gene encoding uncharacterized protein isoform X4: MCPMLQRVQPACASPDGRSQGGQLGREAAASRAGRRPRGHAEDTVPGPGMSPDASPPRQALEAARGALDLGKERGYGEGETPESSSGVAVAAVHPACNPCRVPASIVLRGGAGLGGPRGRPPVRRPRLQARHRAHTGSAHGPGETGYQDAVHPAPNHTPLPRAKEGRRGEKEEEEGQENQVASCTTASRARGGRRSDAPRASGGFGAHCLPVPGPRPRAELSIFQARHCRSAGCVASGKLTLGCARSTDLLLGEFEGYQLGSEPTPRLRNNVTSKLGRIKAFLGYMARGTAEPGDFLFLNQPARIRAWAARLGQTRMAEPTRQHYLKNVAQFLDYLSETPPAACQLSSTALVLIRREVRALIRGIRRRVVVHEVRTKQAKESRLIPKASLVRCHRTAGRKIPALLDSLESNPSTRQQWRFYGFLTGYLTSISGHRCGVFQNLTIQEVEEASRSPDESAYVINITTHKTNRAFGAAQLSLNREEYSWFRRFLALRAGLPGGSQATYFFFTSRASPCRTLNKYFQSAWLSMGLPGKPTFTDVRTAIATHAKNAHSSEDRRKVAQFMCHDTSTSDKFYALHLGPLQARERRRLFERALVEEEEEEEEDGEAAGTESPPRKGRKRTETSVSPLEGTSRRTLPWRPAKGKSQGARPLEQTEDSE, from the exons ATGTGCCCTATGCTTCAACGTGTACAGCCGGCTTGCGCCTCACCTGACGGCCGTTCACAAGGTGGCCAACTCGGACGAGAAGCGGCTGCTTCTCGCGCTGGCCGCCGGCCGCGTGGACACGCGGAAGACACCGTGCCCGGTCCCGGGATGTCGCCGGACGCCAGCCCGCCTAGACAGGCACTTGAGGCAGCACGCGGAGCTCTCGACCTCGGGAAGGAAAGAGGCTATGGGGAGGGCGAAACGCCGGAAAGTAGCTCGGGAGTTGCAGTGGCTGCGGTCCACCCAGCCTGCAATCCCTGTCGTGTCCCAGCTAGCATCGTCCTCCGAGGGGGAGCGGGACTCGGAGGACCCAGAGGCCGGCCGCCCGTGCGCCGACCGCGGCTGCAGGCGCGCCACCGAGCGCATACAGGCTCAGCTCACGGACCTGGGGAAACAGGTTACCAAGATGCGGTCCACCCTGCTCCAAATCACACGCCTCTACCGAGAGCTAAGGAAGGGAGAAggggggagaaggaggaggaagagggccAGGAGAACCAGGTCGCCTCCTGCACCACCGCCTCCCGGGCGAGGGGCGGCCGGAGGTCCGACGCCCCCCGAGCCTCCGGAGGCTTTGGAGCCCACTGCCTACCCGTTCCCGGACCACGTCCCCGCGCTGAGTTGAGTATATTTCAGGCACGTCACTGTCGCTCTGCTGGGTGTGTGGCTTCGGGGAAGTTGACTCTTGGTTGTGCTCGTTCCACAGACCTTCTCTTGGGGGAGTTCGAAGGGTACCAACTGGGCAGCGAGCCCACCCCCCGCCTGCGGAACAACGTCACTTCGAAGCTGGGGAGAATCAAAGCCTTCCTTGGTTACATGGCCAGGGGCACCGCGGAGCCAGGGGACTTCCTCTTCCTCAACCAACCAGCCCGAATCCGAGCGTGGGCCGCCCGGCTAGGTCAGACGCGCATGGCCGAGCCCACCAGGCAGCACTACCTGAAGAACGTGGCTCAGTTCCTAGACTACCTCTCGGAGACGCCGCCGGCCGCCTGTCAGCTCTCCAGCACGGCTCTGGTTCTGATTCGAAGGGAGGTCAGAGCCCTCATCCGCGGCATACGCCGGCGTGTCGTCGTGCACGAGGTAAGGACCAAGCAGGCGAAGGAAAGCCGACTGATCCCCAAGGCCAGTCTGGTGCGCTGTCACCGGACCGCTGGGAGGAAAATTCCCGCCCTGCTAG ATAGCCTCGAATCCAACCCAAGCACTAGGCAACAGTGGCGCTTCTATGGCTTTCTGACTGGCTACCTAACCTCCATCTCTGGGCACCGCTGTGGAGTCTTCCAGAATCTCACAATCCAGGAGGTTGAAGAGGCCTCCAGAAGCCCCGACGAGTCTGCTTATGTCATTAAC ATTACcactcacaaaacaaacagagcCTTTGGGGCGGCTCAGCTGTCCCTAAACAGGGAGGAATACAGCTGGTTCCGCAGGTTTTTGGCGCTGCGGGCTGGTCTCCCCGGAGGGAGCCAGGCTAcctatttctttttcacttccaGAGCCAGTCCTTGTCGGACCCTGAACAAGTACTTTCAGTCTGCTTGGCTCAGTATGGGCCTTCCAGGCAAACCCACCTTTACTGACGTACGCACTGCGATCGCGACTCAT GCAAAGAATGCACACTCTTCAGaggatcgccgcaaggtggcgcaattcatgtgccatgacacttcaacctcagataagttctacgcacttcacctcggacctctccaagcacgcgagcgccgcagactctttgaaagggccctggtggaggaggaggaggaggaggaggaggatggggagGCAGCGGGCACTGAAAGCCCCCCGCGGAAAGGGCGCAAGAGGACGGAGACTTCCGTCTCTCCCCTG GAGGGAACCAGCAGGAGGACGCTGCCATGGCGCCCTGCCAAAGGGAAAAGCCAGGGCGCTCGCCCGCTCGAACAAACAGAAGactctgaataa
- the LOC137491189 gene encoding uncharacterized protein isoform X2 — MCPMLQRVQPACASPDGRSQGGQLGREAAASRAGRRPRGHAEDTVPGPGMSPDASPPRQALEAARGALDLGKERGYGEGETPESSSGVAVAAVHPACNPCRVPASIVLRGGAGLGGPRGRPPVRRPRLQARHRAHTGSAHGPGETGYQDAVHPAPNHTPLPRAKEGRRGEKEEEEGQENQVASCTTASRARGGRRSDAPRASGGFGAHCLPVPGPRPRAELSIFQARHCRSAGCVASGKLTLGCARSTDLLLGEFEGYQLGSEPTPRLRNNVTSKLGRIKAFLGYMARGTAEPGDFLFLNQPARIRAWAARLGQTRMAEPTRQHYLKNVAQFLDYLSETPPAACQLSSTALVLIRREVRALIRGIRRRVVVHEVRTKQAKESRLIPKASLVRCHRTAGRKIPALLDSLESNPSTRQQWRFYGFLTGYLTSISGHRCGVFQNLTIQEVEEASRSPDESAYVINITTHKTNRAFGAAQLSLNREEYSWFRRFLALRAGLPGGSQATYFFFTSRASPCRTLNKYFQSAWLSMGLPGKPTFTDVRTAIATHAKNAHSSEDRRKVAQFMCHDTSTSDKFYALHLGPLQARERRRLFERALVEEEEEEEEDGEAAGTESPPRKGRKRTETSVSPLVKITFSLAWTAERVALANYPLCVSFPGGNQQEDAAMAPCQREKPGRSPARTNRRL, encoded by the exons ATGTGCCCTATGCTTCAACGTGTACAGCCGGCTTGCGCCTCACCTGACGGCCGTTCACAAGGTGGCCAACTCGGACGAGAAGCGGCTGCTTCTCGCGCTGGCCGCCGGCCGCGTGGACACGCGGAAGACACCGTGCCCGGTCCCGGGATGTCGCCGGACGCCAGCCCGCCTAGACAGGCACTTGAGGCAGCACGCGGAGCTCTCGACCTCGGGAAGGAAAGAGGCTATGGGGAGGGCGAAACGCCGGAAAGTAGCTCGGGAGTTGCAGTGGCTGCGGTCCACCCAGCCTGCAATCCCTGTCGTGTCCCAGCTAGCATCGTCCTCCGAGGGGGAGCGGGACTCGGAGGACCCAGAGGCCGGCCGCCCGTGCGCCGACCGCGGCTGCAGGCGCGCCACCGAGCGCATACAGGCTCAGCTCACGGACCTGGGGAAACAGGTTACCAAGATGCGGTCCACCCTGCTCCAAATCACACGCCTCTACCGAGAGCTAAGGAAGGGAGAAggggggagaaggaggaggaagagggccAGGAGAACCAGGTCGCCTCCTGCACCACCGCCTCCCGGGCGAGGGGCGGCCGGAGGTCCGACGCCCCCCGAGCCTCCGGAGGCTTTGGAGCCCACTGCCTACCCGTTCCCGGACCACGTCCCCGCGCTGAGTTGAGTATATTTCAGGCACGTCACTGTCGCTCTGCTGGGTGTGTGGCTTCGGGGAAGTTGACTCTTGGTTGTGCTCGTTCCACAGACCTTCTCTTGGGGGAGTTCGAAGGGTACCAACTGGGCAGCGAGCCCACCCCCCGCCTGCGGAACAACGTCACTTCGAAGCTGGGGAGAATCAAAGCCTTCCTTGGTTACATGGCCAGGGGCACCGCGGAGCCAGGGGACTTCCTCTTCCTCAACCAACCAGCCCGAATCCGAGCGTGGGCCGCCCGGCTAGGTCAGACGCGCATGGCCGAGCCCACCAGGCAGCACTACCTGAAGAACGTGGCTCAGTTCCTAGACTACCTCTCGGAGACGCCGCCGGCCGCCTGTCAGCTCTCCAGCACGGCTCTGGTTCTGATTCGAAGGGAGGTCAGAGCCCTCATCCGCGGCATACGCCGGCGTGTCGTCGTGCACGAGGTAAGGACCAAGCAGGCGAAGGAAAGCCGACTGATCCCCAAGGCCAGTCTGGTGCGCTGTCACCGGACCGCTGGGAGGAAAATTCCCGCCCTGCTAG ATAGCCTCGAATCCAACCCAAGCACTAGGCAACAGTGGCGCTTCTATGGCTTTCTGACTGGCTACCTAACCTCCATCTCTGGGCACCGCTGTGGAGTCTTCCAGAATCTCACAATCCAGGAGGTTGAAGAGGCCTCCAGAAGCCCCGACGAGTCTGCTTATGTCATTAAC ATTACcactcacaaaacaaacagagcCTTTGGGGCGGCTCAGCTGTCCCTAAACAGGGAGGAATACAGCTGGTTCCGCAGGTTTTTGGCGCTGCGGGCTGGTCTCCCCGGAGGGAGCCAGGCTAcctatttctttttcacttccaGAGCCAGTCCTTGTCGGACCCTGAACAAGTACTTTCAGTCTGCTTGGCTCAGTATGGGCCTTCCAGGCAAACCCACCTTTACTGACGTACGCACTGCGATCGCGACTCAT GCAAAGAATGCACACTCTTCAGaggatcgccgcaaggtggcgcaattcatgtgccatgacacttcaacctcagataagttctacgcacttcacctcggacctctccaagcacgcgagcgccgcagactctttgaaagggccctggtggaggaggaggaggaggaggaggaggatggggagGCAGCGGGCACTGAAAGCCCCCCGCGGAAAGGGCGCAAGAGGACGGAGACTTCCGTCTCTCCCCTGGTAAAAATCACATTCTCTTTGGCGTGGACAGCAGAACGTGTGGCATTGGCTAACTACCCTTTATGTGTCTCTTTTCCAGGAGGGAACCAGCAGGAGGACGCTGCCATGGCGCCCTGCCAAAGGGAAAAGCCAGGGCGCTCGCCCGCTCGAACAAACAGAAGactctga